The following is a genomic window from Chlamydiales bacterium.
CTACAGCAAAAGTTACAAGCATGAGTAATGTATCACCTACTGGACCTTTAAAAATTTCTATAATATGACCCACCTCTGCCATATTCCATGAAATTACAATCAAAATCCCAGCAAGTACTGCAAGAGGAATCGTTGCAGCACCATTTGCAAAAAAAAGCATGATAAAAAAGAGTGTAACTGCATGAATTATGCCTGCAACGGGCGTCTTTGCCCCCATGCGGACATTAGTAGCCGTTCTTGCAATTGCACCCGTTGCAGGAATTCCTCCAAATACAATTGAAAAAATATTGGCGATGCCCTGTCCCATAAGCTCACAATTTGACTTGTGACGATACCCCGTCATTCCATCAGCAACGGCTGCTGAAAGAAGAGATTCAAGCCCTGCAAGCACTGCTATTGTGATAGCATCTGGCATAAGCAGCCGCACATTTGCAAGAGAAAAATTTGGAAAAGAGGGTGCTGGCAGAACAGATGGAATAACTCCAAATTTTGTATGAATTGTTTCAGCGGGTAAATCCAAGAGATACACAGCTATAGAGCAAAGAATAACCGCTATAATTGCCCCTGGAATTCTTGGAAAATATCTTCTAAAAAAAAGTATCGTAAAAATAGTAAAGAGACCTATACCAAGAGCCCATTGATTGAGTGTTGTAATATTATTTATGACTAATTGCCACTTCCCAAAAAAATCAGTTGAGGATGCTGCAATACTTAGTCCAAAAAAATCGTTCATTTGAGATGTAAAAAGAACTACGGCAATGGCTGCAGTAAGACCTGTAATTACAGGGTAAGGAATAAATTTTAAAAAGGCTCCAAAACGAAAGATACTCATCAAAATAAGTAAAAAGCCACCCAAGACTGTTGCTATTGCAAGTCCTTCATAACCAGTCCTATTAACTATATCTAGTACAACAACAACAAATGCACCCGTAGGTCCTCCAATTTGGACTCTACTCCCCCCTAAAAGAGAGATCAAAAAACCTGCAATAATCGATGTAAATAAGCCCTTTTCAGGAGATAGCCCCGATGCTATTGCAAAAGCCATTGCAAGAGGCAGTGAAATAATCCCTATCGTAATCCCTGCAGAAAGGTCATGTGCAAGCGTTTTAAGGGTATACCCCTCTTTCAAGCAAGTTACAAGCTTGGGAACAAATTCTTTCAAACGCAGTTGCCAATGTACTTTAGTAGAAATTACAGACATAAATTCATCAATTTTTGAGTTGGTGTGTATATACACCCTAAACCCCTTAAAAATCAATCGATTGTTTCTTGCAGTTACCTGAGTTAAAATAGTAAATTAACTAATATTTAATTTTTTGCTTTACAAAAGATGATCTACCAGTAGAATGGAAAATAAAACATTTACAATAAGGAATAGGACTCTTATGAAGAACTCACAAGAATCTCAAGAACCTCTAGTTAACCACACAAACATCGACTCTACCTTCCTAAAAAAGTCTATTATCCACCACCTCAACTATACCATTGCAAAAGATCGCTATACAGCAACAAGAAGGGATGTCTACACATCACTTGCCTATACTATACGCGATCTTATGATAAAAAGATGGATGGAATCTCAAAGAGCCTATTACGACCAGGATGCTAAAAGAGTCTACTATCTCTCCCTAGAATTTTTAATGGGGCAATCGCTAAAAAACAGCATGATCAACTTAGGAATCTATGAATATTGTGAAGATGCTATCAAAGATCTTGGATATGACCTTGAAGAGATGAGCTATATCGAATGGGATGCGGGCCTTGGTAATGGCGGCCTTGGAAGGCTTGCTGCTTGCTTCCTCGATTCAATGGCAACCATGGGTCTTCCTGCTTACGGATATGGAATACGTTATGAATATGGTATTTTCTATCAAAAAATTGAGCATGGATACCAGATAGAAACTCCTGACAATTGGCTGCGTTACGGAAATCCTTGGGAAGTTGGCCGTCCAGAATACCTTTATCCTGTTTATTATGGAGGCAGAGTCCATCAATTTATGGATGAAAAAGGAATACTGCGCAATCAATGGGTAGATCGTGAAGAGGTTGTTGCCATGGCTTATGATACACCTATTCCTGGATATAACAATCGATCTGTTAATACACTTCGCCTATGGTCCGCGAAATCTTCTCGCGGATTCGATTTAAATTATTTCAACCATGGAGATTATATACGAGCTGTAGAAGATAACAATCGCACTGAAAATATCTCTCGCGTGCTTTATCCTAATGATAATATGTTTGTTGGAAGAGATTTACGTCTTCGTCAAGAATACTTTCTTGTTTCTGCAACACTACAAGATATTGTTAGACGCTATAAAAAACACCACAAAACACTTGATGCCTTTGCAGACAAAGTAGCAATTCAACTCAATGACACACACCCCTCTCTTGCTATACCAGAACTAATGCACCTATTCATGGACAGAGAAGGCCTTTCTTGGGATAAGGCATGGGATTTAACCAAGAAAACATTCAGTTACACAAATCACACTATTTTACCAGAAGCCCTCGAAAAATGGCCTGTAAAACTCCTTGAAAATATGCTTCCAAGACACTTGCAAATCATTTATGAAATCAATAGACGTTTGATGGAAGATGTAGGAATCCACTATCCAGGTGATGTGGGCAAATTGGCAAGAATGTCCTTAATTGAAGAAGGCTCAGAGAAAAAAGTGAGGATGGCAAATCTTGCAATTGTTGGAGGCCATGCTGTCAATGGAGTTTCTGCTCTACATTCCGATCTATTAAAAGCTCATCTTTTTAAAGATTTTAATGAATATTACCCTAACCACTTTCTTAATATCACCAATGGTGTCACTCCCAGACGCTGGCTTAAACTTTGCAACCCTAACTTATCAAAGCTCATTACAGATTCTATTGGAGAAGCTTGGGTTACAGACCTTTCTTTACTCTCAAAACTCACTACATTTGCAAACGACAGCAATTTCTGTAAAGAATGGGCCAAAGTTAAGCAAGAAAATAAAAAGGTACTTGCTCAACACATTCGATTCGGCCATGAAATTGAGGTGCATGCTGAATCTTTATTTGATTGCCAGGTAAAGCGCTTTCACGAATACAAAAGACAGTTGATGAACGCACTTCACATGATCACGTTATATAACCAAATCAAAGACCACCCTAATGCTCACTATGTACCCAGAACAATCATTGTAGGCGGTAAAGCAGCTCCTGGCTACTATATGGCAAAGCTAACAATTAAGCTTATTTGCAATATTGCAGAAATCATCAACAATGACCCTGTTGCTAGTAAATTCTTAAAAATTGTGTTTATGCCTAATTACCGTGTTTCTCTTGCAGAAATGATCATTCCTGCAATTGACCTATCAGAACAAATTTCTACTGCTGGCTTAGAGGCTTCTGGAACTAGTAACATGAAGTTTGCGCTTAATGGTGCTTTGACAATTGGAACACTTGATGGTGCAAATATCGAAATCAAAGACCTAGTTGGCGATGAAAATATCTTTATCTTTGGTCTTACTGCAGAAGAAGTACTAGAAACTAAACGCTCTGGCTACAATCCCTATGAGTACTACAATAAGAATGCCTCCCTCAAGCGCTGCATTGACCAAATTAGAGATGGCTTTTTCTCACCAGACCAATTAGGCCTCTTCAAACCCATTGTCGATAGCCTACTTTCAGGTGGAGATCACTA
Proteins encoded in this region:
- a CDS encoding glycogen/starch/alpha-glucan phosphorylase — encoded protein: MKNSQESQEPLVNHTNIDSTFLKKSIIHHLNYTIAKDRYTATRRDVYTSLAYTIRDLMIKRWMESQRAYYDQDAKRVYYLSLEFLMGQSLKNSMINLGIYEYCEDAIKDLGYDLEEMSYIEWDAGLGNGGLGRLAACFLDSMATMGLPAYGYGIRYEYGIFYQKIEHGYQIETPDNWLRYGNPWEVGRPEYLYPVYYGGRVHQFMDEKGILRNQWVDREEVVAMAYDTPIPGYNNRSVNTLRLWSAKSSRGFDLNYFNHGDYIRAVEDNNRTENISRVLYPNDNMFVGRDLRLRQEYFLVSATLQDIVRRYKKHHKTLDAFADKVAIQLNDTHPSLAIPELMHLFMDREGLSWDKAWDLTKKTFSYTNHTILPEALEKWPVKLLENMLPRHLQIIYEINRRLMEDVGIHYPGDVGKLARMSLIEEGSEKKVRMANLAIVGGHAVNGVSALHSDLLKAHLFKDFNEYYPNHFLNITNGVTPRRWLKLCNPNLSKLITDSIGEAWVTDLSLLSKLTTFANDSNFCKEWAKVKQENKKVLAQHIRFGHEIEVHAESLFDCQVKRFHEYKRQLMNALHMITLYNQIKDHPNAHYVPRTIIVGGKAAPGYYMAKLTIKLICNIAEIINNDPVASKFLKIVFMPNYRVSLAEMIIPAIDLSEQISTAGLEASGTSNMKFALNGALTIGTLDGANIEIKDLVGDENIFIFGLTAEEVLETKRSGYNPYEYYNKNASLKRCIDQIRDGFFSPDQLGLFKPIVDSLLSGGDHYLVLADYEAYISCQKRVSAAYSNQDAWTRSSILNVANMGNFSSDRAIAEYAKLWNISSIDI
- a CDS encoding SulP family inorganic anion transporter encodes the protein MYIHTNSKIDEFMSVISTKVHWQLRLKEFVPKLVTCLKEGYTLKTLAHDLSAGITIGIISLPLAMAFAIASGLSPEKGLFTSIIAGFLISLLGGSRVQIGGPTGAFVVVVLDIVNRTGYEGLAIATVLGGFLLILMSIFRFGAFLKFIPYPVITGLTAAIAVVLFTSQMNDFFGLSIAASSTDFFGKWQLVINNITTLNQWALGIGLFTIFTILFFRRYFPRIPGAIIAVILCSIAVYLLDLPAETIHTKFGVIPSVLPAPSFPNFSLANVRLLMPDAITIAVLAGLESLLSAAVADGMTGYRHKSNCELMGQGIANIFSIVFGGIPATGAIARTATNVRMGAKTPVAGIIHAVTLFFIMLFFANGAATIPLAVLAGILIVISWNMAEVGHIIEIFKGPVGDTLLMLVTFAVAILIDITVGVEIGILLAALFFMKRMADATNLTRKVLTGSLFENSEQKDPDALFKKEIPEGVEVIQINGPLFFGAADVLSEALRYDRKDIKIIVLRMSHVPVIDMTGLRSLQLFYERCLEKEITLYLSGINQKVLLALQKIGLYELIGEEHCFAHIDDALLFAQKKLEAENKSAVL